The Kogia breviceps isolate mKogBre1 chromosome 19, mKogBre1 haplotype 1, whole genome shotgun sequence genome contains the following window.
TGAGCTCTCGGCCCAAGGTCAAGACAGGTGGAGAGTACAGAGCCACACGGGGTGACTTCTTCAAGGTGACGCAGCTGCAGAAGCAGCAGAGACCATCTTTCCTGCATCCTGAAACAACGTGGTTGAACTCCCTTTAATAAATAGTCTTGAAGACAGGTTGAGTTTGGGGAGGGAAGCCGGGGAGGCCTGCGAGGTGACTTCAGTGTGTGGTGAGCAGCTTGGCCCAGTCGGTGGACTACGTCCGCAGCCCTAGGCTTGAGACGTGGGGTGGTGGCTTCATCTGCCTCCACAAACTGGAGTCTGAAGGGATGGCAGGAGAGAGCACCCAGCGACACAGTTCTGGAAGGGGCCAGAGCACCTGTACCCAGCAGAGAGGCCGGAAGCTCTAGCCAGCAGGCTGTCAAAGGTCATGAAAGATCAGGAAGAGAAGGCCATCCTCAGGCCGGAAGCACTTGCTGGGCATAGACGCCAGGTCCAGGTGGATGCCAAAGTGGGGAGGCCCACTCTTCCCCCCGGCCTTCAGCCTATCTGTGGGTCTGTCCCCGCCCCCGGCAGGGATGGGGGTCGTGTTGTCAGTGTCTGGTCCTGAATTCCAGTGTTGACTGTGAAATGTGACTCTGCCCAGCAGAACAGTTTCTAACAGCCCTGAAGCCCTTGAACGGCGTGTGGCTCCCCTCCGAGGCCACCCTGGGAACTGCATTTCACTGGGATGATGTCTCAAGAGATGAGTGGTTTCACCACCTGAGGGAAAGTTGGGCTGATTCTGGAGGAGCATTTACAAGAGGAAACAGCTCCAGGGCTCAGGGCGAGGGTGCCCTGGCACGAGGCTCTGGGACCCCAGGGCCTGGATAGAGCCAGAGGACAGTGTGACCTCCACACCCCACAGAGGGGGCTCTGGGAGCACAGTCCCCACATGCCCAGCAGGCGATGCTCAGGACCTTGGACTCTTCAGGCCGTGGCACCAGGGTCCTGCCAGGTCTCCCTGGACTGCGCATGTGCATGTTGGGAGGGGCGCTGCTGCATCCTAACCTTAATCTCAGGATGACAGGCGGAACCAGAGCCAGCAGGAGCCTGGCAGGGATGGGCTTGGGCTTGGACTCCAGAGGCTGCAGAAGGGTGGGTAGGCGACCCCATGGGGAGGGTCTCACTACTGGGTTCCTAAACCGGACCCTCCCTCGATTCATGCCTTAGTctggaagagcagcccccgccttTTTTACTCTCCAAGTCTGAAAAAACCATCAGTATCAGATTCCTACAGCGGGGACCTTTCCCTCATGGTGTCACTCTTCTCTCTTTGGTCCGTGCTATAAATTGGTAGTTACTTCTAGAGGCCTCGCCAGCCTCAGACGACACGCCTTTGgtaagaattctttaaaaaatgagactCGAGAAGCAGGGTGTTATATGGCCCACGCGCTCACCCTGCAGATGACAAAACAGATCTTGCAGcatctgatctggtctttattgTGGGTTCACTTCATCTTATTCTCCCCCAAATCCTTAAGTGAGCAAGGTTGGAAAACCCATTCCCCTCTGCTCGCACTCGCCTAATGTGTTTCCGGTCCTTTTAGCCTCAAGAGCTTTTGAGGTTTTAGACATTTGCCTCTCGGGGCCATCAGTGCCACACACCCGGGGACGTGGAGTGGAGCTCGCAGTCCTTCCTAATGGCCTCCTGTCAGAGTCTTCTCGGCCTGGAAGAGAAAGTTCTTTGTCTGAATGGGTTGTTTTCAAGTTAGACGTGGCTCTAAAGTAAGAAAACTACCACACCAAATGCCATCTTCTGGCAAATAACTTACAAAGAGCCTGGCCGTGGATGTGCAGCAGGGGGCCCCTGGGACTGGGTCTCCGCGCCCACCTCCACAGGCCACGGAGCTCAACCTGCTCTGTGGCCTCAAAGCCATGCccacctgtgccaggcactgtgcagggCCACCAACGAGTTACGTTTAGTTTTCCCCTTGCAGAGGAAACTCTGAGGTCAGAGATGCTGAAACACTCGCTCAGGGACAGGGCTCCCAGGGTCGGAGCTTGAAGTGGCACCCAGAGCCCTCTGCCTCCTCGTTCAGCCCCGTGGAGTCTCAGGGTCCAAGCAGAGTGGGCAAAAATGGGTTCACCGGCTTGTGTTCTTAGGTGAGAAACCCCCAGGTTCCCTGTTCTGAGCTTCCAGTGCCCAGGGCCTGCAGTTAGGTCACCCTCAGCGGAAAATGGCACGAGAGACGGCGACATGCTCCAAGGGGCAGGACGACGTGACAGGCAAAGGAGCGTAAGGAATCACAGATGACCAGATACCTGTAATGGGTGGTTCCTGACTAACCAAAGGCGGTAGAGAAAAGCCTAGCGTGGCCAGAAGTGTATGATCTTTATCTCACATGTGAATCCTTCCAACCAGCGACCACAGAATGAAGGTTTGTCCCCTCCCTGAGGGAACACTAAGTAAAGCAAGGAAGCTGCCAAGAGGCAGGAGGCAAgtccaagggacacatacagcttGGGTGAAGGCCACACATCAGATAAGAGGTTGGTGACAAGGGCTGAGGCCACACGTCCCAGCCACAGTGATGGCAAGGAAGGTGCAAGGAGTTCTCTGAGCCCTCCAGGAAATGAGGGTTAGCCCACGCATTCTCAGCCATCCTGGAACATCAGGAAACTGCCTTGGATTCCCTGAATTCTGCCAGGCTGACCCAACTGCCCCCTCTCAAGTCCAGTTCTCGAGATCAGCAGCTCTGGCGAACAGAGCTGACCACTGGCATCGtggcccaccccagacccactgggTCAGGGGCACCGAAGGCCATGACACCTTGGGCACCAGCTCAAAACCCTGTGTTAAAGCCTCATTACAGGCAGTCTCCGCACCCTCCTCTTGAGAGACTGGAACTCCCATCTCGGTTCCCCAGAGAGCTCCTCTCCCTCGGTCAGGCGTGGGTCTCTTCCAACCCTACTTCTTCCCCATCCTTTATAATGCATCAACACACCACCATAAACCTTTACTTGTGCACAGTGTCTATTTTCACTGGCATAGCATTTGATCAGATGAGGATCAGAAAATGCCACAGCTCAGAAACAGAAACCACCTGTTACGGAACGGTTAGAAGCAGAACCGAGTCCAGAGCCAAGACAAGGAACACACTGTTGTCACCACAGCCCGCTTCTGCGCCAGTGAGAACCAACCAGCGCGTCTGGGTgggggacttctcagcctctgtaaCCTTGGTCATGACAACAAACCTAAGATACActcattttttctcctttcaccctctgtgaaatggggtagTAGAAAGGAAAGGGGTGGTCGGGGGCACCCGGTTGTAACTGCCCACGCACAGCGCACACGTGGGGTCCTAACCACCAGAGAAACTAAGACAGCAGGGGCCGGGACCCCCCACACACCAGCAACAGTCTCGCAAAGGGTTACAATGGCGGTTCCCCCCAACCTGACGGACATGGGCACGCAAGCTCCGTGGCGGCGGGGGTCGCGCCGGCTGATGGAGGGTGTGCCACGTCTGAAGCACTTGCTGGCGCCCAGCACCGCACGCACAAAGAAAGGAAGCCGGAGGTCCCGCGCGGGCACGTGGATCCTAGCCTCCCAGGGTCCGTTCCCCGGGCGGGGCCGGCGCCCACCTACCGCGGCAACGAAGCAGCTCCGTAAGGCCTCGAACTCCTGCGCGCACAGATCCTTCCTCAAGCGGCCGCCCGGGGCCATGGACGCCTGCACGCACCTGCCGTAGGCCGCGGCCTGGGGGCGGGACGGGAACAGGTGAGGGTCGCGgcggcccccaaccccgccgGTCACCCGGACAGACCCCGCCGCCGCTCCCCAGTCACCGCCAGCCCGCACCCCGCCCCGCGCGGCCCTTCCTGCCCCGCCTGACGGCTCCGCACCTCGGCCCCACAGGCCGCCAGGCGATCGGGGAAGGCGCGGAGACGGCTTCGCACGCGACCCCACACCGCTCCGTTCCCCGACATGAGCATCTCTTCCTGGCACCCGTGGGCGCCGCCATCTTAGGTCCAGCCTCTTCCGGCGCTCAACAGCTTGATAGGTCGGCGCTTCCGCCCACAACATTTCTTGCGCTTTATCATTGGCCAGGCTTCAGCCCTCGCCTCCGCCTCTCCTCCGGAACCGCTCCTGGTGTTACAGAGCCTTGCAATTGGCTCGCGGTTTTGTCTGTCTTTGTCCTTGGACTTTGGATTGGTTCACGTACAAATTGTTTCCCGAAGTCAGCCGCAGGGCCCGCCTCACGCGAGTGATTGGCCAGCGGGGTCAGACCCGCGCAGTTATTGGAAGGGGCTCGGGCCTGGCGGGGAGCTGGGCGGGGCCGAAAGGTGACCGGCACCATGGCGGCCACGGTGCCGCTGCGGGATCGCCTGAGCTTCCTGCACCGGGTGAGTGCGGGGGGCCCCGGCCCCGCCGCGCGCCGCCTCCTGGCCTCGCCCCCGGTCCGAGCCGGCCGCCTCCCTGGCTCCGCTCGACCCTCGCGGCGTCCCCGCGCTCCGGGCTCTCCGGCTGCTCCTGAGCTCGTCGTCCCCTCCGTCGTCCCCGGCCCCTCCCActtgttctctctcctcttttccacACCCTTCCGTACCCTCCTGCACCCCAGACCCCTCTTCTTCTCCCCTCCTACTCTTCGGCTCCTCCCAAAGCTGGGGGACCCCACAGCACGTACGTCGAGGGGGCAGGCCAGGCCACCCGTGTGTCAGGTCCACTGGGGACAGTGAGACCCCCTTGAACAAAATCCAAGTTGGAGAAGAGAGCTGTGGGAcccaaatttttgttttcttacccaacttaaaatatcaatagccttacagaaaaggaaacatagTGACCCCAAATTCTGTCCAAGATAAACACAACCAGACGCTGGTCCGGGAAACAGGGGAAAACCTTTTATTCAGTGGCTCAGGCAGTGGGGGAAGCCCTGAGCTCCACTCCAAATTGTGCAGAGAGGACTAAGAGTTTTCAGGATAGAAGGAGGGAAGGGTGGAGCTCAAGTGAAAAACTATATAGGCAGTTGGGCAGTGTCCACGGGATATCGGCTGCTGTGCTGATAGCTGGTGGTTACAGAAGCTAGGATCCCATCGTCCCGTAGCGACTGGGAGACAGGCCCTGTCCTTCCTGGTGGTTACATTTCGAGGAGTGGCcttcaggtccttgagaaagatacTCCCGAGTTGTAGGAGGTCCGTGTTCACAACTGTAGGTCCTTCTTAGAAAATGATCCTGAAATGACCCTGAACCAGTCCAATCTCCAAGATCAAGAAAGGGAGGTTGGGGTCTGTCACCAGGTATAGGCCAGAATGAGCAGTAAATTCTCGTGGCACCTCGAGCTTCCTCAGGcaggcggtgggggtgggggtggggggatgccgGGTTCATCCTCGTGCTGCCAGAAGCCCAGTCAGTTCTCTTTGAACAGAGATTTCACTACGTGCCAAGCATTCTACGGTTTTGCAGACCTTGCCAGCTCCCCTCTGCGTCTTGGTGGACAAATAGCTAAGCAGTGTGTACACACAGCCTCGTGCGACATTCAGGCAAACCGTATCCGTGGCCAC
Protein-coding sequences here:
- the NDUFAF8 gene encoding NADH dehydrogenase [ubiquinone] 1 alpha subcomplex assembly factor 8, which translates into the protein MLMSGNGAVWGRVRSRLRAFPDRLAACGAEAAAYGRCVQASMAPGGRLRKDLCAQEFEALRSCFVAAAEKTLTGGH